The window CCAGCTCGGCGGGGGCGACCTGGTACCCCTTGTACTTGATCAGTTCCTTGACCCGGTCGACGACGTACAGGTAGCCGCGCCCGTCGACGTGGCCGACGTCGCCGGTGTGCAGCCAGCCGTCGGCGTCGATGGTGGCGGCGGTGTCGGAGGGCCGGCCGAAGTACCCCTTCATCACCTGCGGGCCGCGGAGCAGCAGCTCGCCCGGCTCGCCGGGGCCGAGGTCGGCTCCGCTGCCGTCCAGGGCGACCACCCGCAGTTCGGTCGAGGGCACCATCCGGCCGACCGAGCCCGGCGGGGGGTCGGTCTCGGTCGGGGAGACGACGTGCGAGACCGGGGACAGCTCGGTCATGCCGTAGCCCTGGAGGATGTGCGGCAGGCCGAGCCGCCGGGCGCAGGCGGCGGCCAGGTCCGGGTCCAGCGGGGCGGCCGCGCAGAGCAGGTACTCCACCGAGGAGAGGTCGAAGCGGTCGACCACCGGGTGCCTGGCCAGGGCGAGCGCGATCGGCGGTGCCACGATCAGGGCCTGGACGCGCTGCTCCTCGATGGTGCGGCAGAACTGCTCCAGCTCGAAGCGCGGCAGGACGACCACCGTGGCGCCGCACCGCAGCGGCTGGTTGAGCAGGGCGGCCAGGCCGTAGATGTGGAAGAAGGGGAGGACGGCGAGGATCCGCTCCCCCTCCCGCGGCCGGTACAGGGCGTCCGTCTGGGCGAGGTTGGTGGCGATCGAGCGGTGGGTGAGCATCACGCCCTTGGGCAGGCCGGTGGTGCCGCTGGAGTAGGGGAGGACGGCGAGGTCGCTGCCGGGGTCGATCGCCGGCTCGGGGTCGGGGCCGCCGGAGGCGAGCAGGTCGGCCAGCGAGCGGTGGCCCTCGGCGCCGTCCAGCACGATGATCTCGGCGAGCGCCCGGCCCTCGGCGGCGAGCTTCCCGGCGGCCTGCCGGGCGGTGTCCAGGAACGGCGAGACGGTGATCAGCCAGCGCGCGCCACTGTCGGCCAGCTGGCCGGCCAGCTCGCCCGGGGTGGCGAGGGAGGACACCGTGGTGACGGTGGCCCCGGCCCGGGTGGCGCCGTAGAAGGCCATCGGGTACGCGATCGTGTTGGGACTGAACAGTGCCACCACGTCGCCCCGGCGCACGCCGGCCTCGGCCAGCCCGGCGGCCGCCCGGCGGACGGCCGTGGCGAGCCGCGCGTGGCTGACCGACTCCCCCGTGATCCCGTCGATCAGGGCCGGCCGGTCGCCGTAGCGGGCGGCGGAGCCGAGCACCGCCTCGTGGATCGGCAGATCGACGATGCCGACGTCCGGGAACTCGCTGTGGAACACCAAGGCGTGCCTCCAAAGGGGTAGTTGACGCCCGGTCGAGGGGATCGGCGAGTGGTCCGGCCCGCCGGTCGGCCGAGCGCGCGCACAGGAGCATACGGACAGTGGCGGAGCGTTGCTCCATTGTGACGAAGGGCGGTGGGATCCCGTGCCGACCGGTCGCCGTGCCCGGCGCACCCGGTCCGCTCCGCCGGCCCGCTCCCGACCAGGGCACACGTCGCCGGGCGGCCCGCCGGGCCGGGGTGCCGGGCGGCGGGCGGCGGCGGGCCGCCGCCTCGCACAGACGGTGGCCCGCGCCGCCGGCGTCGCGCTGGAGTTCGGCGCCGGAGCGCTCCAGCCGGGCGCCCGCCCGGGCCCCGGGTCAGTACGACTTGGGCAGCCCGAGGGTGTGCTGGGCCACGAAGTTGAGCACCATCTCCCGGCTGACCGGGGCGACCCGGCCGACCCGGGTGGCGGCGAGCAGCGCGCCGAGCCCGTACTCCTGGGTCAGGCCGTTGCCGCCCAGGGTCTGGACGGCCTGGTCGACGGTGCGGGCGGCGGCCTCGCCGGCCGCGTACTTGGCCATGTTGGCGGCCTCGCCCGCCGCGAGGTCGTCGCCCCCGTCGTAGAGCAGCGCGGCCTTCTGCGTCATCAGCCGGGCGAGTTCGATCTCCACCGCGCACTGGGCGAGCGGGTGGGCCAGGCCCTGGTGGGCGCCGATCGGGGTCGACCAGACCGTCCGGGCCTTCGCGTACTCGACGGCCCGGCCGAGGGCCTGGCGGGCCAGGCCGAGCGAGAAGGCGGCGGTCATGATCCGCTCGGGGTTGAGGCCGGCGAAGAGTTGCAGCAGCCCGGCGCTCTCGTCGCCGACCAGGGCGTCGGCGGGCAGCCGGACGTCGTCCAGGAAGACCTGGAACTGCTTCTCCGGGGAGACGAGTTCCATCGGTATCGGGCGGTACTCGAACCCGGCCGTCTCGCGCGGGACGACGAAGAGCGCGGGCCGGAGCTTGCCGGTCCGGGCGTCCTCGGTGCGGGCGACGAACAGCACGGCGTCGCTGTGGTCGATGCCGGAGACGAACACCTTGCGGCCAGTGAGCAGCCAGTCCGCACCGTCGCGGCGCGCGACGGTGGAGATCCGGTGGGAGTTGGAGCCGGCGTCCGGCTCGGTGATGCCGAAGGCCATCCGCCGGGTGCCGTCGGCGAGGCCGGGCAGCCACTGCCGCTTCTGCTGCTCGGTGCCGTAGCGGGCGATCACCGTGCCGCAGATCGCCGGGGACACGATCAGCATCAGCAACGGGCAGCCGGCGGTGCCGAGTTCCTCCAGGACGATGGAGAGGTCGGCGATGCCGCCGCCTCCGCCGCCGTACTCGGCGGACAGGTTGACCCCGAGGTAGCCGGCCTTGCCGGCCTCGGCCCAGAGCTCGTCGGCGGGCAGGCCGGCCCGGGCCTTGCCCAGGTAGTACGCGGAGCCGTAGCGGCTGCCGAGGTCGGCCACGGCGCGGCGCAGGGTCTGGCGTTCGGGGCTCTCGATCAGCGGGCTGCCGGGGGTGGTGGTGCGCGGTGCGGACATGCGGTCGTCCTTCCGGGCGGATCGGGGCTGGCACGGGAATCGGGTGGGAGTCGGTGCTCTCCCGGGGGGTCGGGGGTGCCTTCTCGGGAGTCGGGCTCGGGAGGCTCGCTCAGGGCGCCGGCTGCACGACGGCGAGCAGGGCGCCGAGTTCGACCTGCTGGCCGGGGACGGCCCGGAGTTCGGTGAGCACGCCGTCGGCGGGGGCGGTGACCCGGTGCTCCATCTTCATCGCCTCCAGCCAGAGCAGCGGCTGGCCCGCGGTGACGGTGTCGCCGACCGCGACGGCGGTGCGCGCCACGGTGCCGGGCATCGGGGCGAGCAGGGCCCCCGGATCGACGTGGGCCGCCGGGTCGGGGAAGCGCTCCAGCGCGGTCAGCACGGTGGCGCCGGCCGGGGTGTCCAGGTGGACCCGGTCGCCGTGGCGCGCGATGTCGTAGCCGCTGCGGACGCCGTCGGTCTCCAGGACCACCCGGGTGGGCGTCGCCGAGACGAGCGTGGTGCCCGGGTGGTCCTCGGCGACCAGCCCGGCCCGGCCGAACCGGTAGCGGACCTCGTACACGGTGGCGTCGGCGGCGGCGTACCGCTTGCTCTGCGGCTGCGAGGGCAGGTTGCGCCAGCCGGAGGGCAGCGCCGAGCCGACGCGGCGTTCGGCGGCGTCGGCCAGCGCGGCGGCGAGGGCCGCCGCCGCGTCCCCGCCGGGGGCGGGGGCGAGACCGGCGGCGTGCTCGGCCAGGAAGGCGGTGTGCACCCGGCCGGCCAGGAAGGCGGGGTGGCGCAGCGCCGCGACGAGCAGGTCCCGGTTGGTGACCGGCCCGTGGATCCGGGCCCGGGTGAGCGCGTCGGCGAGCCGGCGGGCGGCGGCGGCCCTGGTCGGCGCCCAGGCGACGACCTTGGCGAGCATCGGGTCGTAGTGCGCGCCGATCACGCTGCCGGCCGCCACCCCGGAGTCCAGGCGCAGCCCGGTGTCACCGTCGGCGGTAGCGAACTCGACGGTGGTGCCGGGGAGTTCGAGACGGTGCAGAGTACCGGTCTGCGGCTGCCAGTCGCGCGCCGGGTCCTCGGCGTACAGGCGGGCCTCGATGGCGTGGCCGCGCGGGGCGGGCGGCGCCGGGGCGGGCAGCGGTTCGCCCTCGGCGACGCGCAGTTGGAGCGCGACCAGGTCGAGCCCGGTGACGCACTCGGTGACGGGGTGCTCGACCTGGAGGCGGGTGTTCATCTCCAGGAAGTGGAACCGGCCGTCGGGGGCGAGCAGGAACTCCGCCGTGCCGGCGCCGGTGTAGCCGATCGCCCGGGCGGCGGCGACGGCGGCCGCGTGCAGCGCGGTGCGCACCTCCTCGTCGAGGCCGGGGGCCGGGGCCTCCTCGATGACCTTCTGGTGGCGGCGCTGCAGCGAGCAGTCGCGTTCGCCGACCGCCCACACCGTGCCGTGCGTGTCGGCGAGCAGCTGGACCTCGACGTGCCGCCCGGTGGGCAGGTAGCGCTCGCAGAACACCTCGTCCGAGCCGAAGCTCCTGGCCGCCTCGGCGCGGGCCTCGGCCAGCCGGGGCGCGAGTTCGTCCAGCCGGTGGACCACCCGCATGCCGCGCCCGCCGCCGCCCGCGGCCGCCTTCACCAGCAGCGGCAGGTCGGCCTCGACGGGGTCGGTGAGGGCCTCCAGCACGGGCACGCCGGCGGCGGCCATCAGGCGCTTCGCGGCGGTCTTGGAGCCCATCGCGGCGATCGCGGCCGGGGGCGGGCCGATCCAGGTCAGGCCCGCGTCGAGCACCGCCTGCGCGAACTCCTCGTTCTCGGAGAGGAATCCGTAGCCGGGGTGGACGGCGTCGGCCCCGGCGGCCAGCGCGGCCTTGACGATCAGGTCGCCGCGCAGATACGTGTCGGCGGGTGCCGCACCGGGGAGCCGGACGGCGGCGTCGGCCTCCCGGGTGTGCGGGGCGTCGGCGTCCGGGTCGGCGTAGACGGCGGTGGTGGCGATGCCGAGGCTCCGGCAGGTGCGGAACACCCGGCGGGCGATCTCGCCCCGGTTGGCGACCAGCAGGTTGGCGATCACGTCGGTCCCTCTCAGAGTCGGATCACATGCGGAAGACGCCGTAGCCGCGCGCGCCCTCGACGGGCGCGTTGTGGATCGCGGAGAGGCACAGGCCGAGGACGGTCCGGGTGTCGCGGGGATCGATCACCCCGTCGTCGTAGAGCCGGCCGGAGAGGAAGGCGGGTAGCGACTCCGCCTCGATCTGCTGCTCGACCATCGCCCGGATCGCGGCGTCCGCGTCCTCGTCGTAGGGCTGCCCCTTGGCCGCCGCGGACTGCCGGGCCACGATCGACAGCACCCCGGCGAGCTGCTGCGGTCCCATCACGGCCGACTTGGCGCTCGGCCAGGCGAACAGGAACCGCGGCTCGTAGGCCCGCCCGCACATGCCGTAGTGGCCGGCCCCGTAGGAGGCGCCCATCAGCACCGACAGGTGCGGCACCGTGGAGTTGGCGACGGCGTTGATCATCATCGCGCCGTGCTTGATGATGCCGCCCTGCTCGTAGTCCCTGCCGACCATGTAGCCGGTGGTGTTGTGCAGGAACACCAGCGGGATGTCGCGCTGGTTGGCCAACTGGATGAACTGGGCGGCCTTCTGCGACTCCGGGCTGAACAGCACGCCCTGGGCGTTGGCGAGGATGCCGACCGGGTAACCGTGCAGCCTGGCCCAGCCGGTGGCGAGACTGGTGCCGTAGAGCGGCTTGAACTCGTCGAAGTCCGATCCGTCGACGATCCGGGCGATCACCTCGCGCGGGTCGAACGGGATCTTGAGGTCGCCCGGGACGATGCCGAGCAGTTCCTCCTCGGCGTACTTCGGCGGCTCGGCGAGCGGGTCGGCGCCGGGGCCGTGCCGGCGGTGGTTCAGCCGGGCGACGATCCGCCGCGCCAGCCGCAGCGCGTCCGGTTCGTCCACCGCGAAGTGGTCGGCCAGGCCGGAGGTGCGGGCGTGCATCTCGGCGCCGCCGAGCGACTCGTCGTCGGACTCCTCGCCGGTGGCCATCCTGACCAGCGGCGGGCCGCCCAGGAAGACCTTGGCCCGCTCCTTCACCATCACGGTGTGGTCGGACATCCCCGGCACGTAGGCGCCGCCGGCCGTGGAGTTGCCGAACACCACGGCCACGGTGGGGATGCCCGCCGCGGAGAGCCGGGTGAGGTCGCGGAAGAGCGCGCCCCCGGGGATGAAGATCTCCTTCTGGCTGGGCAGGTCGGCGCCGCCGGACTCGACCAGGTTGACCACCGGGAGCCGGTTCCGCAGCGCGATCTCGTTGGCGCGCAGGGCCTTGCGCAGCGTCCAGGGGTTGCTGGCCCCGCCGCGTACGGTGGGGTCGTTGGCCGTGATGAGGCACTCGACGCCCTCGATCACGCCGATCCCGGTGACGAGCGCCGCGCCGACCGGGTAGTCGCTGCCCCAGGCGGCGAGCGGGGAGAGCTCCAGGAACGGCGAGTCCTGGTCGATCAGCAGCTCGATCCGCTCGCGCGGCAGCAACTTGCCCCGGCCGCGGTGGCGTTCGACGTACTTGGGGCCGCCGCCGGCCAGTGCCCTGGCGTGTTCGGCGTCCAGTTCGGTGAGCTTGGCGAGCATCGCGGCCCGGTGCTCGGCGTAGTCGGCGCCGGCCGGGTCGAGGCGGGTGGGCAGGACGGTCACAGCAGCGCCTCCGGGATGTCGAGGTGGCGGGAGCGCAGCCACTCCCCCAGCGCCTTGGCCTGCGGGTCGAAGCGGTGCTGGGCGGCGACGCCCTCGCCGAGCAGGCCGGTGATGGTGAAGTTGACCGCGCGAAGATGCGGGAGGAGCTGTCGGCTGATCGGCAACCCGGCTGTCTCCGGCAGGAGTTCGCGCAGCAGATCGACGGTGAGGGTGTGCGCGAGCCAGCGCCAGCCGTCCGCGCCGCGGGCCCAGACCCCGAGGTTGGCGTCACCGCCCTTGTCGCCGCTGCGGGCGCCGGCCACCCGGCCGAGCGGTGCCCGCACGGTCGGGCCGGGCGGCAGCGGCTCCGGCAGGGCCGGGCCCGGCTCCGACGGCCGGGTCGACGGCTCCGCCGGGGCGGTGACCGGCGCGGGCGGTACGGCGACCCGCCGCCCGTCCGGCAGGACCGCAGTGTGCTCCACCGCCTTGGCGTCGACGTACGCGGCGGTGAACACCCCGT of the Kitasatospora sp. NBC_01246 genome contains:
- a CDS encoding acyl-CoA dehydrogenase family protein, encoding MSAPRTTTPGSPLIESPERQTLRRAVADLGSRYGSAYYLGKARAGLPADELWAEAGKAGYLGVNLSAEYGGGGGGIADLSIVLEELGTAGCPLLMLIVSPAICGTVIARYGTEQQKRQWLPGLADGTRRMAFGITEPDAGSNSHRISTVARRDGADWLLTGRKVFVSGIDHSDAVLFVARTEDARTGKLRPALFVVPRETAGFEYRPIPMELVSPEKQFQVFLDDVRLPADALVGDESAGLLQLFAGLNPERIMTAAFSLGLARQALGRAVEYAKARTVWSTPIGAHQGLAHPLAQCAVEIELARLMTQKAALLYDGGDDLAAGEAANMAKYAAGEAAARTVDQAVQTLGGNGLTQEYGLGALLAATRVGRVAPVSREMVLNFVAQHTLGLPKSY
- a CDS encoding 4-coumarate--CoA ligase family protein, which translates into the protein MVFHSEFPDVGIVDLPIHEAVLGSAARYGDRPALIDGITGESVSHARLATAVRRAAAGLAEAGVRRGDVVALFSPNTIAYPMAFYGATRAGATVTTVSSLATPGELAGQLADSGARWLITVSPFLDTARQAAGKLAAEGRALAEIIVLDGAEGHRSLADLLASGGPDPEPAIDPGSDLAVLPYSSGTTGLPKGVMLTHRSIATNLAQTDALYRPREGERILAVLPFFHIYGLAALLNQPLRCGATVVVLPRFELEQFCRTIEEQRVQALIVAPPIALALARHPVVDRFDLSSVEYLLCAAAPLDPDLAAACARRLGLPHILQGYGMTELSPVSHVVSPTETDPPPGSVGRMVPSTELRVVALDGSGADLGPGEPGELLLRGPQVMKGYFGRPSDTAATIDADGWLHTGDVGHVDGRGYLYVVDRVKELIKYKGYQVAPAELEALLLSHPQIADAAVIGVVDADGTEYPKAFVVRAPGSALTEQDVTSFVAAEVAPYKKVRAVEFLDAVPKSAAGKILRRELRAREAAR
- a CDS encoding acetyl/propionyl/methylcrotonyl-CoA carboxylase subunit alpha gives rise to the protein MIANLLVANRGEIARRVFRTCRSLGIATTAVYADPDADAPHTREADAAVRLPGAAPADTYLRGDLIVKAALAAGADAVHPGYGFLSENEEFAQAVLDAGLTWIGPPPAAIAAMGSKTAAKRLMAAAGVPVLEALTDPVEADLPLLVKAAAGGGGRGMRVVHRLDELAPRLAEARAEAARSFGSDEVFCERYLPTGRHVEVQLLADTHGTVWAVGERDCSLQRRHQKVIEEAPAPGLDEEVRTALHAAAVAAARAIGYTGAGTAEFLLAPDGRFHFLEMNTRLQVEHPVTECVTGLDLVALQLRVAEGEPLPAPAPPAPRGHAIEARLYAEDPARDWQPQTGTLHRLELPGTTVEFATADGDTGLRLDSGVAAGSVIGAHYDPMLAKVVAWAPTRAAAARRLADALTRARIHGPVTNRDLLVAALRHPAFLAGRVHTAFLAEHAAGLAPAPGGDAAAALAAALADAAERRVGSALPSGWRNLPSQPQSKRYAAADATVYEVRYRFGRAGLVAEDHPGTTLVSATPTRVVLETDGVRSGYDIARHGDRVHLDTPAGATVLTALERFPDPAAHVDPGALLAPMPGTVARTAVAVGDTVTAGQPLLWLEAMKMEHRVTAPADGVLTELRAVPGQQVELGALLAVVQPAP
- a CDS encoding acyl-CoA carboxylase subunit beta; the protein is MTVLPTRLDPAGADYAEHRAAMLAKLTELDAEHARALAGGGPKYVERHRGRGKLLPRERIELLIDQDSPFLELSPLAAWGSDYPVGAALVTGIGVIEGVECLITANDPTVRGGASNPWTLRKALRANEIALRNRLPVVNLVESGGADLPSQKEIFIPGGALFRDLTRLSAAGIPTVAVVFGNSTAGGAYVPGMSDHTVMVKERAKVFLGGPPLVRMATGEESDDESLGGAEMHARTSGLADHFAVDEPDALRLARRIVARLNHRRHGPGADPLAEPPKYAEEELLGIVPGDLKIPFDPREVIARIVDGSDFDEFKPLYGTSLATGWARLHGYPVGILANAQGVLFSPESQKAAQFIQLANQRDIPLVFLHNTTGYMVGRDYEQGGIIKHGAMMINAVANSTVPHLSVLMGASYGAGHYGMCGRAYEPRFLFAWPSAKSAVMGPQQLAGVLSIVARQSAAAKGQPYDEDADAAIRAMVEQQIEAESLPAFLSGRLYDDGVIDPRDTRTVLGLCLSAIHNAPVEGARGYGVFRM